A window of the Candidatus Aegiribacteria sp. genome harbors these coding sequences:
- a CDS encoding FprA family A-type flavoprotein, with the protein MSAFKAVKLTEKIYWVGAVDWAIRDFHGYSTSRGTTYNAFLILADKITLIDTVKKAFSGEMMSRISSIIDPEEIDYIISNHSEMDHTGALPETISTVHPEKVFASPMGKKAIAGHFNWDPDIITEVKTGDSISLGNMSMTFIETRMLHWPDSMVSYIPEEKILFSQDGFGMHLASSERFDDELPLHILDEEALKYYANILMPFSPLVTRLIDQLGDLDLDVDLLCPDHGPVWRSNINHIIGNWAEWAKQKPSMKAVIVFDTMWHSTAVLADAICDGLDSQGISVRVMPLASSSRSDVATEVLDAGALIVGSPTINNQIFPRVADCMTYLKGLKPKNLVGAAFGSYGWSGEAVEQLESMLGEMNIPLASEGLKINYVPDTEAMEKARDFGVLIGKRIIELAGESG; encoded by the coding sequence TTGAGCGCTTTCAAGGCTGTTAAGCTGACAGAAAAAATATACTGGGTTGGTGCTGTTGACTGGGCTATAAGAGACTTTCACGGTTACAGTACCAGCAGGGGAACTACGTACAACGCATTCCTGATACTTGCCGATAAGATTACTCTGATCGATACCGTTAAGAAGGCCTTTTCCGGTGAGATGATGTCCAGAATTTCGTCGATCATCGATCCGGAGGAGATCGATTACATTATCAGCAATCACTCGGAAATGGATCATACAGGTGCTCTTCCCGAGACTATTTCCACCGTGCATCCTGAAAAGGTATTTGCTTCACCCATGGGGAAAAAAGCGATTGCAGGCCATTTTAACTGGGATCCTGATATCATTACCGAAGTGAAGACTGGAGACAGTATTTCCCTTGGAAACATGAGCATGACCTTTATTGAGACCAGAATGCTTCACTGGCCGGACAGCATGGTTTCCTACATTCCGGAGGAAAAGATCCTGTTCAGCCAGGATGGTTTTGGCATGCATCTCGCATCCTCAGAACGCTTTGACGATGAGCTTCCGTTGCACATTCTGGATGAAGAAGCTTTGAAATACTACGCCAACATACTGATGCCGTTCTCTCCTCTCGTAACCAGACTGATAGATCAGCTCGGGGATCTGGATCTGGATGTAGATTTGCTCTGTCCGGATCACGGACCTGTATGGAGGAGTAATATTAATCACATCATAGGTAACTGGGCGGAGTGGGCGAAGCAGAAACCATCCATGAAAGCTGTGATCGTCTTTGACACTATGTGGCATAGCACTGCCGTGCTTGCTGACGCTATTTGTGATGGTCTTGATTCACAGGGAATCTCTGTCAGAGTGATGCCGCTGGCCTCAAGCAGCAGAAGCGATGTCGCTACAGAGGTTCTTGATGCAGGCGCGCTGATTGTCGGCAGCCCTACCATCAATAATCAGATATTCCCAAGAGTGGCTGACTGCATGACTTACCTGAAAGGTCTGAAACCTAAAAATCTTGTTGGAGCAGCTTTCGGTTCATACGGCTGGAGCGGAGAAGCAGTTGAACAGCTTGAATCCATGCTTGGTGAAATGAACATACCGCTTGCTTCGGAAGGGCTCAAGATCAACTACGTTCCTGACACTGAAGCCATGGAGAAAGCAAGGGATTTCGGCGTATTGATAGGAAAGAGAATTATTGAGCTGGCAGGAGAATCAGGATGA
- a CDS encoding ferritin family protein produces MANEFNAFEVLTMAERIETNAQNFYLQASKMVDNPDISELFSNLAAWEKEHEYLFINMKSGLSEDEKASTAIDPYNELMLYLTEMADEHVFVRKDLDPAFVIADRSTPEEIIDLAIEFEKESILFFLILKRLMSKRSGSEEIQKVIDEEVGHMAYLASKKRILRNS; encoded by the coding sequence ATGGCAAACGAATTTAATGCATTCGAGGTTCTGACCATGGCGGAGCGGATTGAGACCAACGCGCAGAATTTCTATCTACAAGCCTCAAAAATGGTGGACAATCCGGATATATCCGAGCTGTTCTCGAATCTGGCCGCCTGGGAGAAGGAACATGAATATCTCTTCATCAACATGAAATCCGGTCTGTCCGAAGATGAGAAAGCTTCCACAGCAATCGATCCCTATAACGAACTTATGCTCTACCTCACGGAAATGGCTGATGAGCATGTGTTCGTAAGAAAGGATCTTGATCCTGCTTTTGTGATTGCTGACAGATCGACTCCTGAGGAAATAATTGATCTTGCGATTGAATTTGAGAAAGAATCCATACTGTTTTTCCTGATTTTGAAGAGACTCATGTCGAAGAGATCCGGTTCTGAAGAAATCCAGAAGGTCATCGACGAGGAAGTGGGCCATATGGCTTACCTTGCTTCGAAGAAAAGGATATTGAGAAACAGCTGA
- a CDS encoding ferritin — MLNSKIEKAINNQINAEIYSSYLYVSMSMYFESADMSGAAKWMNAQAQEELVHAEKFMNYVNERGGRVVLEAIEKPPVEWESGLATFEAALDHERKVSSLINELVSLARSENDYMTDNFLQWFVSEQVEEEASAGEVVRKMRLAGESGGGRFMIDKELGLRVFTPPAALQE; from the coding sequence TGCTTAACAGTAAAATTGAAAAAGCAATAAACAACCAGATAAACGCGGAAATTTACTCTTCCTACCTGTATGTATCCATGAGCATGTATTTCGAATCAGCGGATATGAGTGGTGCGGCAAAATGGATGAACGCGCAGGCACAGGAAGAACTTGTTCACGCTGAAAAATTCATGAACTATGTGAATGAAAGAGGTGGAAGAGTTGTTCTGGAAGCGATAGAGAAGCCTCCGGTAGAATGGGAATCCGGCCTTGCGACTTTCGAGGCTGCCCTGGATCATGAACGAAAAGTTTCTTCGCTTATTAACGAGCTGGTTTCACTCGCAAGATCAGAAAACGACTATATGACTGACAATTTCCTGCAGTGGTTTGTAAGCGAACAGGTGGAGGAAGAAGCCTCGGCGGGTGAAGTTGTCAGGAAAATGAGACTGGCGGGAGAATCGGGCGGCGGAAGATTCATGATCGATAAAGAACTGGGACTGAGAGTGTTCACACCTCCAGCAGCGTTGCAGGAATAG